Proteins from one Gemmatimonadaceae bacterium genomic window:
- a CDS encoding DUF4159 domain-containing protein, producing MMALSRMGARVRAVLALALLPLVGARPAVRLPPVLTIARLQYDGGGDWYANPSSLPNLLAAIRQRTSLQVDKTEARVTLMDDKLWDYPFIHATGHGNIKFSDAEVVRLREYLQRGGFLHVDDNYGIDSSFRREIKRVFPDRPLVDVPLSHPIYHIVYDFPKGIPKIHEHDGLPARGFGIFLGDRLAVYYSFSSDLGNGWEDPEVYHDPPALHEAALRMGVNLFVYAVTSRPTP from the coding sequence ATGATGGCCCTGAGTCGCATGGGTGCGCGTGTGCGTGCGGTGTTGGCGCTGGCGTTGCTGCCGCTCGTCGGCGCGCGCCCGGCGGTCCGGCTGCCGCCCGTGCTCACCATCGCGCGGCTGCAGTACGACGGCGGCGGCGATTGGTACGCCAATCCGTCGAGCCTTCCCAACCTGCTCGCCGCCATTCGTCAGCGCACGTCGCTGCAGGTGGACAAGACCGAAGCGCGCGTCACGTTGATGGACGACAAGCTGTGGGATTACCCGTTCATTCACGCGACGGGTCACGGCAACATCAAGTTCAGCGATGCGGAAGTCGTGCGCCTGCGCGAGTATCTCCAGCGCGGCGGTTTTCTGCACGTGGACGACAACTACGGCATCGACTCGAGCTTTCGGCGCGAGATCAAGCGCGTGTTTCCCGATCGTCCACTGGTCGACGTGCCGCTGTCGCATCCGATTTATCACATCGTGTACGACTTCCCGAAGGGGATTCCGAAGATCCACGAGCATGACGGCCTGCCGGCCCGCGGGTTCGGGATTTTCCTGGGCGACCGTCTCGCGGTGTACTACAGCTTCTCGAGCGACCTCGGCAACGGGTGGGAGGATCCCGAGGTCTATCACGATCCACCGGCGCTGCACGAAGCGGCGCTGCGGATGGGCGTGAACCTGTTCGTGTACGCGGTGACCAGCCGGCCGACGCCATGA
- the rsmI gene encoding 16S rRNA (cytidine(1402)-2'-O)-methyltransferase, protein MAEARPDASPAGAGTLFAGTLFIVSTPIGNMGDFSFRAVETLASVNAVLAEDTRHSRHLLDRYEIATPLVSYHEHNEARMTPQIVARLRAGESFALITDAGTPLLSDPGARLVRAATESGLTVTPIPGASALLAALVASGIAADRFTFFGFLTRSGAERRETLGEITRLGHTAVLYESPNRLGDTLAELERLGNGERPAAVAREMTKQFEEVRRGTVAQLRAYYQETTPRGEIVLVLGGAPAVEASETVVRERVYSLRASGMSARDAAAATAAELGVSKKVAYRLAREFTAGAEHEEGAGE, encoded by the coding sequence ATGGCCGAAGCGCGCCCGGATGCATCGCCGGCCGGCGCGGGTACGCTGTTCGCGGGCACGTTGTTCATCGTGAGCACCCCCATCGGCAACATGGGGGATTTTTCTTTTCGCGCGGTCGAGACGCTGGCGTCGGTCAACGCGGTGCTCGCTGAAGACACGCGCCATTCTCGGCATTTGCTCGATCGCTACGAGATCGCGACGCCGCTCGTGTCGTATCACGAGCACAACGAAGCACGCATGACGCCGCAGATCGTCGCACGGTTGCGCGCCGGCGAATCGTTCGCGCTCATCACCGACGCCGGCACGCCGCTTCTGTCCGATCCTGGAGCGCGCCTCGTGCGAGCGGCGACGGAGTCGGGTCTCACCGTGACGCCGATTCCAGGCGCATCCGCGCTCCTCGCCGCGCTCGTGGCGTCGGGCATCGCGGCCGACCGATTCACGTTTTTCGGTTTCCTTACACGCTCGGGTGCGGAGCGCCGTGAGACGCTCGGCGAGATTACGAGGTTGGGGCACACCGCGGTGCTCTACGAATCACCGAATCGCCTCGGCGATACGCTCGCCGAGCTCGAGCGACTCGGCAATGGCGAGCGGCCCGCGGCGGTGGCCCGCGAAATGACGAAGCAATTCGAGGAGGTCCGGCGAGGAACGGTCGCCCAACTCCGTGCGTACTATCAGGAGACGACTCCGCGAGGCGAGATCGTTCTCGTCCTTGGCGGGGCGCCGGCGGTTGAAGCGAGCGAGACGGTGGTGCGCGAGCGGGTGTACTCGCTGCGCGCGTCGGGAATGAGCGCGCGCGATGCGGCAGCGGCAACCGCGGCCGAGCTGGGAGTGTCGAAAAAGGTGGCGTACCGCCTGGCGCGGGAATTCACGGCCGGGGCAGAGCACGAGGAGGGAGCAGGCGAATGA
- the trxA gene encoding thioredoxin, with translation MSNIMAVTDANFEQEVEKADGLTIVDFWATWCGPCRMVAPILDQLATDYEGKVKITKLDVDANIKTGSRFNVRSIPTMLFFKGGKVVDQIIGAVPRASIEAKLQQHSA, from the coding sequence ATGTCGAACATCATGGCTGTAACGGACGCGAACTTCGAGCAGGAAGTCGAGAAGGCCGACGGACTCACCATCGTCGACTTCTGGGCGACGTGGTGTGGCCCGTGCCGTATGGTCGCGCCGATCCTCGATCAGCTGGCGACCGACTACGAAGGCAAAGTGAAGATCACGAAGCTCGACGTCGACGCCAACATCAAGACCGGTTCGCGCTTCAACGTGCGCTCCATCCCGACGATGCTGTTCTTCAAGGGCGGCAAGGTCGTGGATCAGATCATCGGCGCGGTGCCGCGCGCCTCGATCGAAGCGAAGTTGCAGCAGCATTCCGCGTAG
- the mce gene encoding methylmalonyl-CoA epimerase translates to MEKPHNSNSSAASGPRGTTIAHIGIAVRGLTDGVAFYRDILGMPRVPLDDSDGARIAGLAAGASLVELLEPETDESPIGKFVAKRGPGIHHVCFAVDDLDGTLARCKAAGVRLIDETPRRGADGKRIAFVHPAATGGVLVELTEY, encoded by the coding sequence ATGGAAAAGCCCCACAATTCCAACAGTTCGGCCGCGTCAGGACCGCGCGGCACCACGATCGCGCACATCGGCATTGCCGTGCGCGGCCTGACCGATGGAGTTGCGTTCTATCGCGACATTTTGGGAATGCCCCGGGTCCCGCTCGACGATTCGGACGGCGCGCGCATCGCCGGGCTCGCCGCGGGTGCGTCGCTCGTCGAGCTGCTCGAGCCCGAGACCGACGAGTCGCCGATTGGAAAGTTCGTCGCGAAGCGCGGCCCGGGAATCCATCACGTGTGCTTCGCGGTCGACGACCTCGACGGCACCCTTGCGCGATGCAAAGCCGCGGGCGTGCGCTTGATCGACGAGACGCCGCGGCGCGGCGCTGACGGCAAGCGGATCGCCTTCGTCCATCCGGCAGCGACGGGTGGCGTGCTGGTCGAGCTGACCGAGTATTGA
- a CDS encoding pyridoxine 5'-phosphate synthase, protein MKLQKHQRLYINIDHVATLRQARRGAYPDPVEAVSLCLKGGADGITAHLREDRRHIQDDDIERLGTMAGLTFNLEMAATDELIGLALRLKPHEVTLVPERRQEVTTEGGLHVAGHRTHIAEAVARLNDGGIKTSLFIDPVPRVLDVSREIGAAAVELHTGTYAHAPNDPATLQALRDAARHGASIGLAVHAGHGLAIDNIAPVAAIPEIEELNIGHAVVGRAVFVGIEQAVRELRRAMDDARAGS, encoded by the coding sequence ATGAAACTTCAGAAACATCAACGGCTGTACATCAACATCGATCACGTCGCCACGCTGCGACAAGCGCGCCGCGGCGCGTATCCGGACCCGGTCGAAGCGGTGTCGCTCTGCCTCAAGGGCGGCGCGGACGGCATTACCGCGCATCTGCGCGAAGACCGCCGCCACATTCAGGACGACGACATCGAGCGGCTGGGCACAATGGCCGGTTTGACGTTCAATCTCGAGATGGCGGCGACCGATGAGCTGATCGGCTTGGCGCTGCGGCTCAAACCACACGAGGTCACGCTCGTCCCCGAACGGCGGCAGGAAGTCACGACCGAGGGTGGTCTGCACGTCGCGGGGCATCGAACGCACATCGCGGAGGCGGTCGCGCGGCTCAACGACGGCGGCATCAAGACCAGTCTCTTCATCGATCCCGTGCCGCGGGTGCTGGACGTGTCGCGCGAGATCGGCGCGGCCGCCGTCGAGCTGCATACGGGAACTTATGCGCACGCGCCGAACGATCCGGCAACCCTGCAAGCGCTGCGTGACGCGGCGCGTCACGGTGCGTCGATTGGATTGGCGGTCCATGCCGGTCACGGGCTCGCGATCGACAACATCGCGCCCGTGGCGGCAATTCCGGAAATCGAAGAGTTGAACATCGGCCACGCCGTCGTGGGTCGAGCGGTGTTCGTGGGGATCGAACAGGCGGTGCGAGAGCTGCGCCGCGCCATGGACGATGCACGCGCGGGTTCCTAA
- a CDS encoding Hpt domain-containing protein has product MSAAPGGGGGFLEFFILEAGDYVEQLDGVLLGASRGAGGPDSDALQRVARALRGTATMAKIPSFAELAGSVERVGRALQDGAVQWNPAIGGALTSAIDDLKILLRAARDWSPNEDERASSRSQELSRLAPSRTPATAASAASAVHGTSGAPPHAFLGTEASNIAAGLELLTTRAGDADTAANVLRRVRALRGVAGVKEIGPLADVLEATEDASRGLENGREPLSNESRQLLEAAAAYLRALSGALRGNGDVNAPSSAREAFSAALESWHGRDGDRERVVPIATLFYADGGAGVVEASAHPPTSAAERFRLELVSLGEHLRQVVDAARRASDTSSTLRARRDLRRALAALQAAADSFGEREVAEFVGTHIDATEHVDFLGLAALEDLASLLTEPGMNGERLTARLEEIAGGRDLSSAIGEGFGEALSGEHAPSAPAAVAAVAAPVAAATPVAPAAPPRVATPPIAAPLAPQPPTITAAASSSSLLDQTISTLESFADTPMLEPTPLPEEELVPIANLLYRGRSAIERAIELRDQLRQPGSANDQTALDELFDLLELARAE; this is encoded by the coding sequence ATGAGCGCAGCACCCGGCGGTGGCGGCGGCTTTCTCGAGTTCTTCATTCTCGAAGCGGGCGACTACGTCGAGCAGCTCGACGGCGTGTTGCTCGGTGCCAGCCGTGGCGCCGGCGGACCCGACTCCGACGCGCTGCAACGCGTGGCCCGTGCGCTCCGCGGCACCGCGACGATGGCCAAGATTCCAAGCTTCGCTGAGCTGGCCGGCAGCGTCGAACGAGTCGGCCGCGCGCTTCAGGACGGCGCGGTGCAATGGAACCCGGCGATCGGCGGCGCGCTGACGTCGGCGATCGACGATCTCAAGATCCTGCTGCGCGCCGCGCGTGATTGGTCGCCGAACGAAGACGAGCGCGCGAGCTCACGAAGCCAGGAGCTCTCGCGCCTCGCTCCGTCGCGAACGCCTGCCACCGCGGCTTCGGCCGCGAGCGCCGTACATGGAACCTCCGGCGCGCCGCCGCATGCATTTCTCGGCACCGAAGCGTCGAACATCGCGGCGGGTCTGGAGTTGCTCACGACGCGCGCGGGCGACGCGGACACCGCGGCCAATGTGCTTCGACGCGTTCGCGCGTTGCGCGGCGTCGCTGGCGTGAAGGAGATCGGACCGCTCGCGGATGTGCTCGAGGCGACCGAAGATGCGTCGCGCGGACTCGAGAACGGACGCGAGCCGTTGAGCAATGAATCGAGGCAGCTCCTCGAGGCGGCGGCCGCGTATCTCCGGGCATTGTCGGGCGCGCTGCGTGGCAACGGCGACGTGAACGCACCGAGCTCGGCGCGCGAGGCTTTTTCGGCCGCACTCGAGTCGTGGCACGGACGCGACGGTGATCGCGAGCGCGTCGTCCCGATTGCCACGCTCTTCTACGCCGACGGCGGTGCCGGCGTGGTCGAAGCGTCGGCGCATCCGCCGACGTCGGCCGCCGAACGCTTTCGTCTGGAGCTGGTGAGTCTCGGCGAGCATTTGCGCCAGGTCGTCGACGCCGCGCGCCGGGCAAGCGATACGTCGTCGACCCTGCGCGCGCGCCGCGATCTGCGGCGTGCGCTCGCGGCGCTGCAGGCCGCCGCGGACAGCTTCGGCGAGCGCGAGGTCGCGGAATTCGTCGGCACCCACATCGACGCCACCGAGCATGTGGATTTTCTGGGGCTCGCGGCGCTCGAGGACTTGGCGTCGCTGCTCACGGAGCCCGGCATGAACGGCGAGCGGCTCACGGCGCGTCTCGAGGAGATCGCGGGCGGCCGAGACTTGAGCAGCGCGATCGGCGAAGGGTTTGGCGAAGCGTTGAGCGGCGAGCACGCTCCCTCGGCACCTGCAGCGGTTGCTGCGGTTGCTGCACCTGTTGCGGCTGCTACGCCCGTTGCACCCGCTGCACCTCCACGGGTCGCGACGCCGCCGATCGCGGCACCTCTCGCGCCGCAGCCGCCGACAATAACAGCCGCAGCGTCGTCTTCATCTCTCCTCGACCAGACGATCTCCACCCTCGAATCCTTCGCCGACACGCCGATGCTCGAGCCGACGCCGCTGCCGGAAGAAGAGTTGGTGCCGATCGCCAACCTGCTGTATCGCGGCCGCTCGGCGATCGAGCGCGCGATCGAGCTGCGCGACCAGCTGCGCCAGCCCGGCAGCGCCAACGATCAGACGGCGCTCGATGAATTGTTCGACCTGCTCGAGCTGGCGCGCGCGGAGTAA